A genomic window from Photobacterium gaetbulicola Gung47 includes:
- a CDS encoding putative succinate-semialdehyde dehydrogenase (COG1012) → MKLNDPQLLKQACYVAGNWVTAIDDACSSVTNPSTGELIATVPALGKQETSSAIHAADKAQGDWAARTAKERATVLRRWYELIVENTEDLATILTSEQGKPLAEAKGEITYAASFVEWYAEEAKRAYGELIPSHKPDARILVSKQPIGVVGAITPWNFPAAMITRKCGPAFAAGCAVVLKPAPDTPLTALALAELAGRAGIPAGLFSVITGDAVAIGGALTESPTVKKISFTGSTGVGKLLMSQSADTVKKLALELGGNAPFIVCDDADLDKAIDGVMIAKFRNAGQTCICANRIYVHNSIYDEFAAKLVDRVKALKVADGFEPGANLGPLINAAAVEKVQAHVDDAQAKGAKLAYGEPQPEGTHFFPPQVLTEMDDTMRIATEETFGPVAALFRFSDDADVIRRANHTSSGLAAYAYTQSLSRAFKFSEALEYGMVGINEGLISTEAAPFGGVKESGLGREGARQGMEDFLETKYTLMGGL, encoded by the coding sequence GATCCCCAATTATTGAAACAGGCCTGCTACGTGGCAGGTAACTGGGTGACCGCGATTGATGATGCCTGTTCATCGGTGACCAACCCTTCAACAGGAGAGTTGATAGCCACAGTACCTGCGTTGGGCAAACAGGAAACATCATCGGCTATTCATGCGGCCGATAAGGCTCAGGGCGACTGGGCGGCACGAACGGCAAAAGAGCGGGCGACAGTATTGCGCCGCTGGTATGAACTGATTGTCGAAAATACCGAAGATTTGGCAACCATCCTGACCTCTGAGCAAGGGAAACCGCTGGCGGAAGCCAAGGGGGAGATAACTTATGCCGCGAGCTTCGTCGAATGGTATGCCGAAGAAGCGAAACGCGCCTATGGTGAGTTAATACCTAGTCATAAACCAGATGCGCGAATTTTGGTTTCCAAGCAGCCGATTGGTGTGGTCGGGGCTATCACACCATGGAATTTCCCGGCCGCGATGATCACCCGTAAATGTGGTCCTGCCTTTGCTGCGGGTTGTGCGGTGGTACTCAAACCGGCGCCGGATACACCGCTGACGGCGCTGGCGCTGGCTGAGTTGGCCGGTAGAGCCGGGATCCCTGCCGGTTTGTTTAGCGTGATCACGGGCGATGCGGTAGCCATTGGCGGTGCGCTGACCGAAAGCCCGACAGTGAAGAAAATTTCGTTTACCGGTTCAACGGGTGTCGGCAAGCTCTTGATGTCGCAGTCGGCTGATACGGTGAAGAAGTTAGCCTTAGAACTGGGTGGCAACGCCCCGTTCATTGTGTGCGATGATGCTGATCTCGACAAAGCCATCGATGGCGTCATGATTGCCAAATTCCGCAATGCCGGGCAAACCTGCATTTGCGCCAACCGTATTTATGTCCATAACAGTATCTATGACGAGTTTGCAGCCAAGTTGGTCGACAGGGTCAAAGCTCTGAAAGTCGCTGATGGCTTTGAGCCCGGCGCGAACCTTGGGCCTCTGATCAATGCTGCCGCGGTCGAGAAAGTTCAAGCTCATGTCGACGATGCGCAGGCCAAGGGGGCTAAGCTCGCCTATGGTGAGCCCCAGCCAGAAGGTACCCATTTCTTCCCGCCGCAGGTATTGACGGAAATGGATGACACCATGCGGATTGCCACGGAAGAAACTTTTGGTCCGGTCGCAGCCTTGTTCCGCTTCAGTGACGACGCTGATGTGATCCGTCGGGCTAACCACACCAGCTCGGGACTGGCGGCCTATGCCTATACCCAATCACTGTCCCGTGCTTTTAAATTCAGCGAAGCACTGGAGTATGGGATGGTTGGTATCAATGAAGGCTTGATCTCCACTGAGGCCGCGCCTTTTGGTGGGGTTAAAGAGTCAGGCCTGGGCCGCGAAGGCGCAAGGCAAGGAATGGAAGATTTTCTGGAGACTAAATATACCCTAATGGGCGGTTTGTAG
- a CDS encoding hypothetical protein (COG0607) gives MFMIELNDTGWRYWLITAVLLSYGVIADPMGFVFAIGLTVIHLLHFIINKRSITAFPIQVRFWYLSLLLLAQFEGLAWIYWIPTIGTWAQVLFGYCAMARLVSLLPWNRNELFSIALLKRTILARPVKGNIKQKVATSS, from the coding sequence ATGTTCATGATAGAGCTAAATGATACAGGCTGGAGATACTGGCTGATAACGGCTGTACTGCTTAGCTACGGAGTAATCGCCGATCCGATGGGGTTTGTGTTTGCTATAGGCCTGACCGTCATTCATCTACTCCACTTTATCATCAACAAACGGAGTATTACCGCATTTCCGATACAGGTTCGATTCTGGTACTTATCGTTGCTGTTGTTGGCACAGTTCGAGGGGCTGGCTTGGATATATTGGATCCCGACGATAGGCACTTGGGCCCAGGTACTATTTGGATACTGCGCCATGGCGCGTCTTGTTTCACTGTTGCCCTGGAATCGCAATGAACTTTTTTCAATTGCTCTGCTCAAACGAACAATACTTGCCCGCCCAGTTAAAGGTAACATCAAGCAAAAAGTTGCCACTAGCAGTTAA
- a CDS encoding molybdenum cofactor biosynthesis protein (COG0521) produces MTKAKIGIVTVSDRASAGVYEDISGQAIIDTLNDYLTSEWEPVYEVIPDEQDVIEATLIKMADEQDCSLIVTTGGTGPAKRDVTPEATEAVCDRMMPGFGELMRAESLKFVPTAILSRQTAGLRGDSLIVNLPGKPKSIRECLDAVFPAIPYCIDLMEGPYLECNEAVMKPFRPKKK; encoded by the coding sequence ATGACTAAAGCAAAAATCGGCATCGTGACTGTTAGCGACCGCGCCAGCGCAGGTGTTTATGAAGATATCTCTGGACAGGCGATTATCGATACATTGAATGACTACCTGACCTCGGAGTGGGAGCCAGTATACGAAGTTATTCCTGATGAGCAGGATGTGATTGAAGCGACGCTGATCAAAATGGCCGATGAGCAAGACTGCAGCCTTATTGTAACGACAGGCGGTACCGGTCCTGCTAAGCGTGACGTGACCCCAGAAGCTACTGAAGCGGTATGTGATCGCATGATGCCGGGCTTTGGTGAGCTGATGCGCGCTGAGTCGTTGAAGTTTGTACCGACCGCAATTCTGTCGCGCCAGACCGCTGGCCTTCGTGGCGATAGCTTGATTGTTAACCTGCCGGGTAAACCAAAATCGATTCGTGAATGCCTGGATGCCGTGTTCCCAGCTATTCCTTACTGTATCGATCTGATGGAAGGGCCATACCTCGAGTGTAACGAAGCGGTGATGAAGCCTTTCCGTCCGAAGAAAAAGTAA